In a genomic window of Vulpes lagopus strain Blue_001 chromosome 13, ASM1834538v1, whole genome shotgun sequence:
- the TMEM106B gene encoding transmembrane protein 106B → MGKSFSQLPLHSNKEDAYDGVTSTESMRNGLVNNEVHNEDGRGGDVSQFPYVEFTGRDSVTCPTCQGTGRIPRGQENQLVALIPYSDQRLRPRRTKLYVMASVFVCLLLSGLAVFFLFPRSIDVKYIGVKSAYVSYDVQKRTVYLNITNTLNITNNNYYSVEVENITAQVQFSKTVIGKARLNNITNIGPLDMKQIDYTVPTIIAEEMSYMYDFCTLISIKVHNIVLMMQVTVTTTYFGHSEQISQERYQYVDCGRNTTYQLGQSEYLNVLQPQQ, encoded by the exons aTGGGAAAGTCTTTTTCTCAGTTGCCTTTGCATTCAAATAAAGAAGATGCTTATGATGGAGTCACATCAACTGAAAGTATGAGGAATGGACTGGTTAATAATGAAGTCCATAATGAAGATGGGAGAGGTGGAGATGTCTCTCAGtttccatatgtggaatttacagGAAGAGATAGTGTCACTTGCCCCACTTGTCAAGGAACGGGAAGAATTCCTAGAG GGCAAGAAAACCAGCTGGTGGCATTGATTCCATATAGTGATCAGAGATTAAGGCCAAGAAGGAc aaagctGTATGTGATggcttctgtgtttgtttgtctGCTCCTTTCTGGATTggctgtatttttccttttccctcgcTCTATTGATGTGAAATACATTGGCGTAAAATCAGCATACGTCAGTTATGATGTTCAAAAGCGTACAGTATATTTAAATATCACG aacACACTAAATATAACAAACAATAACTACTATTCTGTTGAAGTTGAAAACATCACTGCACAAGTTCaattttcaaaaacagttattgGAAAGGCACGCTTAAACAACATAACCAATATTGGCCCACTGGATATGAAACAA attgaTTATACAGTACCTACTATCATAGCAGAGGAAATGAGTTATATGTA tgaTTTCTGTACACTGATATCCATCAAAGTGCATAACATAGTACTCATGATGCA agttaCTGTGACAACAACATACTTCGGACACTCTGAACAGATATCCCAGGAGAGGTACCAGTATGTTGACTGTGGAAGGAACACAACTTATCAGTTGGGGCAATCTGAGTATCTAAATGTACTTCAGCCACAACAGTAA